A genome region from Arthrobacter sp. V1I9 includes the following:
- a CDS encoding CDP-alcohol phosphatidyltransferase family protein has product MRFIGAGSRPGRSQVDHDRVFTIPNLLTVVRFMGVPLFVWLVLAQKEYGAAVVVLAVMGCTDWIDGYVARRFDQASKLGRVLDPIADRLALIAVAVTLVIADVVHWLYLAALVIPDAVLLVLTLSFFGGHPDLPVSVVGKVRTGLLLLGTPLLVLSRLDTAFSGELLVAAWIVLGLGLMGHWIAAYNYFWAILRKGRMQQDHDGGAS; this is encoded by the coding sequence ATGAGGTTCATCGGTGCCGGCTCCCGGCCGGGACGCTCCCAGGTGGACCACGACCGCGTCTTCACCATCCCCAACCTGCTGACTGTGGTCCGGTTCATGGGCGTACCGCTTTTCGTCTGGCTGGTCCTGGCCCAAAAAGAGTACGGCGCCGCTGTGGTGGTCCTGGCCGTGATGGGCTGCACCGACTGGATTGACGGCTACGTGGCGCGCCGCTTCGACCAGGCCTCCAAGCTCGGCCGCGTCCTCGACCCCATTGCCGACAGGTTGGCGCTGATCGCCGTCGCCGTCACGCTGGTGATCGCGGACGTCGTGCACTGGTTGTATCTGGCCGCGCTGGTGATCCCCGACGCCGTACTGCTGGTCCTCACGCTGTCCTTCTTCGGCGGCCACCCGGACCTTCCCGTCAGCGTGGTGGGCAAGGTGCGCACCGGCCTGCTGCTCCTGGGCACGCCGCTGCTGGTCCTGTCCAGGCTGGACACGGCGTTCTCCGGTGAGCTGCTCGTTGCCGCGTGGATAGTCCTGGGCCTTGGCCTCATGGGCCACTGGATCGCCGCCTACAACTACTTCTGGGCCATCCTCCGTAAAGGGAGAATG